A portion of the Achromobacter sp. MFA1 R4 genome contains these proteins:
- a CDS encoding Dps family protein, whose translation MNDLSLQTRMTAPLRTPSDLGAQARLDIAAALTALLADMFALYLKTKNFHWHVSGPHFRDYHLMLDEQGDEIFATTDAIAERARKIGGTTLRSIGHIQRLQRLLDNDADYVTPEDMLAELADDNRRLTGFLRATHAVCESHNDVASTSLIENWIDEAERRTWFLYESTRAER comes from the coding sequence ATGAACGATCTTTCGCTTCAAACCCGCATGACCGCCCCCCTGCGCACGCCCTCCGATCTGGGCGCGCAGGCCAGGCTCGACATCGCCGCCGCGCTGACGGCACTGCTGGCCGATATGTTCGCGCTGTATCTGAAGACCAAGAACTTTCACTGGCACGTCTCGGGCCCGCACTTTCGCGACTACCACCTCATGCTGGATGAGCAGGGCGACGAGATCTTCGCCACCACCGACGCCATCGCCGAGCGCGCCCGCAAGATCGGCGGCACGACGCTGCGTTCGATCGGCCATATCCAGCGCCTGCAGCGCCTGCTCGACAACGACGCCGACTACGTCACGCCCGAGGACATGCTGGCCGAGCTGGCCGACGACAACCGCCGCCTGACGGGCTTTCTGCGCGCCACCCACGCCGTGTGCGAGAGCCACAATGACGTCGCCTCGACCAGCCTGATCGAGAACTGGATCGACGAAGCCGAGCGCCGCACCTGGTTCCTCTACGAGTCGACCCGGGCTGAACGTTGA
- a CDS encoding ATP-binding protein encodes MLTSPLGRTPGQPPRSRPDAPETAGPHRMQFLFRAAALVLALVIALVDTFTDFDGAVAVLYVVVVLLAARTSRRLDIIVAGAAGIVLTIAAYLNSHGLNHVGSPTARALVSLAAIGITALLALQNQHATRRLASQARLLNLSHDMIFVRDHHGVITFWNRTAEDVYGWPANLALGRIADTLLQTRYPDRREAIEAELLATGAWDGTLEQKTRAGATLVLESRWVLQRDHHGRVTGVMETHRDVTDRKAAYAALVSSERRYRRMFDASRIGVVQEDWRAVRAALTALGIMDGPALTAHLARHPEFIGRARLLTKVDDVNPAFLAMVGRCGPAPGLESVDDILCDDDRMYAQSLLAFAQGEAFHEGETEVVRPDGARVPVLFTITFPSADDPDGAVLVFVVDNTERRQAQDALLLAQTELAHAARVATLGELTASIAHEVNQPLMAVVTSGDAGMRWLRRPQPDLHEVELAMARIVSEGRRASEIVKRIRAFLSKAPVQQAPLDIGTVIDEATRLVAHELTRERVALQVEIAPGLPPITGDRIQLQQVLVNLMVNASQAMAGQTRPRQLAVRAARREDGMVAITVTDTGPGIAADDLERLFDPFFTTKPQGMGMGLPICRTTAQAHGGSLAVDSTPGAGAAFTLTLAATQGNPSA; translated from the coding sequence TTGCTCACGTCACCACTCGGCCGCACGCCTGGCCAGCCGCCGCGGTCGCGTCCCGACGCGCCGGAGACTGCCGGCCCGCACCGCATGCAGTTCCTGTTCCGCGCGGCCGCGCTGGTCCTGGCGCTGGTCATCGCGCTGGTCGACACCTTCACCGACTTCGACGGCGCGGTCGCGGTGCTGTATGTGGTGGTCGTGCTGCTGGCGGCACGCACCTCGCGGCGCCTGGACATCATCGTGGCCGGCGCCGCCGGCATCGTGCTCACCATCGCCGCCTATCTGAACTCGCACGGGCTGAACCACGTGGGCTCGCCCACCGCGCGGGCGCTGGTCAGCCTGGCGGCCATCGGCATCACCGCCCTGCTCGCGCTCCAGAACCAGCATGCGACGCGCCGGCTGGCGTCGCAGGCCCGCCTGCTCAATCTGTCGCACGACATGATCTTCGTGCGCGACCATCACGGCGTCATCACTTTCTGGAACCGCACCGCCGAGGACGTTTACGGGTGGCCCGCGAACCTGGCCCTGGGCCGCATCGCCGACACGCTGCTGCAGACCCGCTACCCCGATCGCCGCGAGGCCATCGAGGCCGAACTCCTGGCCACGGGCGCCTGGGACGGCACGCTGGAACAGAAGACCCGGGCGGGCGCCACCCTGGTGCTTGAAAGCCGCTGGGTGCTGCAGCGCGACCATCATGGCCGCGTGACGGGCGTCATGGAAACACACCGTGACGTCACCGACCGCAAGGCCGCCTACGCCGCCCTGGTCAGCAGCGAAAGGCGCTATCGGCGCATGTTCGACGCCAGCCGGATCGGCGTCGTCCAGGAGGACTGGCGCGCCGTTCGCGCCGCGCTGACCGCGCTGGGCATCATGGACGGCCCCGCCCTCACCGCGCACCTGGCCCGCCATCCCGAGTTCATCGGCCGGGCGCGCCTGCTGACGAAGGTCGATGACGTGAACCCGGCGTTTCTCGCGATGGTCGGCCGCTGCGGCCCGGCGCCCGGGCTGGAATCGGTTGACGACATCCTGTGCGATGACGACCGCATGTACGCGCAGTCCCTGCTGGCGTTCGCGCAGGGCGAGGCCTTCCACGAAGGCGAGACCGAGGTCGTGCGCCCGGACGGCGCGCGCGTGCCGGTGCTGTTCACGATCACCTTTCCGTCGGCGGATGACCCGGACGGCGCCGTGCTCGTATTCGTGGTGGACAACACCGAACGCAGGCAGGCGCAGGACGCGCTGCTGCTGGCCCAGACCGAACTCGCGCACGCCGCGCGCGTGGCGACGCTGGGCGAACTGACCGCCTCCATCGCGCACGAGGTCAACCAGCCGCTGATGGCGGTCGTGACCAGCGGCGACGCGGGCATGCGCTGGCTGCGCCGTCCGCAGCCGGACCTGCACGAAGTCGAGCTGGCGATGGCGCGCATCGTCTCCGAAGGCCGGCGCGCCAGCGAGATCGTCAAGCGCATCCGCGCGTTCCTGAGCAAGGCGCCGGTGCAGCAGGCGCCGCTCGACATCGGGACCGTCATCGACGAGGCCACGCGTCTGGTGGCCCACGAGCTCACGCGCGAACGCGTGGCGCTGCAGGTCGAGATCGCGCCCGGCCTGCCGCCCATCACGGGCGATCGCATCCAGCTGCAGCAGGTGCTGGTCAACCTGATGGTCAATGCCAGCCAGGCCATGGCCGGCCAGACGCGGCCGCGCCAGTTGGCCGTCCGCGCGGCGCGCCGGGAGGACGGCATGGTCGCGATAACCGTGACCGACACCGGCCCCGGCATCGCCGCGGACGACCTGGAACGTCTGTTCGATCCGTTTTTCACCACCAAACCGCAAGGCATGGGCATGGGCCTGCCGATCTGCCGCACCACGGCGCAGGCGCATGGCGGCAGCCTTGCCGTCGACAGCACGCCGGGCGCAGGCGCGGCCTTCACGTTGACACTTGCGGCCACGCAGGGGAACCCTTCCGCATGA
- a CDS encoding response regulator transcription factor, with protein sequence MNYRTPPTSGTAAPPSQVIVVDDEASVRASLDSLFRSVGLRTTLCASPAELLQAPIPDAPGCIVLDVRLPGISGLDFQDQLARHGIDLPIVFLTGHGDIPMTVRAMKAGAVDFLSKPFREQDMLDAVAAAIERDTQRRSRDAAMDGLRARYDTLTPREREVMAHVVSGLMNKQVAGLIGLSEITVKIHRGHVMRKMGVRSLADLVRHAEALGISAP encoded by the coding sequence ATGAACTACCGAACCCCACCCACTTCCGGCACCGCCGCCCCGCCCTCGCAGGTCATCGTGGTCGATGACGAGGCCAGCGTCCGCGCCTCGCTCGACAGCCTGTTCCGGTCGGTCGGCCTGCGCACCACGCTGTGCGCGTCCCCCGCCGAACTGCTGCAGGCGCCGATCCCGGACGCGCCGGGCTGCATCGTGCTGGACGTGCGGCTGCCCGGCATCAGCGGCCTGGACTTCCAGGACCAGCTGGCGCGGCACGGCATCGACCTGCCCATCGTGTTCCTCACCGGCCACGGAGATATTCCCATGACGGTGCGCGCCATGAAGGCCGGGGCGGTCGACTTCCTTTCCAAGCCATTTCGCGAACAGGACATGCTGGACGCCGTCGCCGCCGCGATCGAACGCGACACCCAGCGCCGTTCCCGCGACGCGGCGATGGACGGCCTGCGCGCCCGCTACGACACCCTGACCCCGCGCGAACGCGAGGTCATGGCGCACGTGGTGTCGGGGCTGATGAACAAGCAGGTGGCCGGGCTGATCGGCCTGAGCGAGATCACGGTCAAGATCCACCGCGGCCACGTGATGCGCAAAATGGGGGTGCGGTCGCTCGCCGACCTGGTCCGCCATGCCGAGGCGCTGGGCATTTCCGCGCCTTGA